aagcttgaatctttatatCATAATCTAAGGAAGTTCTTCATATTATATCTTGTTTCTCCTTCTCATAAACATGATGAGCCTTGAATCCATCATTTTTTCTCTCAAGAACATTGCCTCCTTTGTAAAAAGCTGTCCGCGTCCCAAATGACACAAACCCGCGGCCAGTCCCGCGGCCTTACCCTGTCCGCGAAAGAAAGTCCGAGAGGGCCTGTTCTCGTGCCCAAACCCGCGGCCAGTCCCGCGGCTTCAGCCAGTCCGCGAAATACGGTCCGAGAGGGCCGGTTCTCGCGCCCACATCCGCGGCCAGTCCCGCGGCTTCAGCCAGTCCGCGTCATCGCCCAGGTAAGTCTCTCTCTCCTTGGTCCGGTTTAACTTAAGTGAACCGAAACCCAATTCCACTTAAACCCGACCCGACCGTCTCTGAACCTGACCCAATTCGCCCACCTCTCTCCTCTAACTCATACAATCTCTCTCTCACACTTTGTCACTCTCTCCATCCCATGAACACACTCATTTTTTTCACCTCTCTCACACACAAGAACTCATAAAAACTTGAAATCTTTAGTGCATTTTGAAAAGTATCTTGTGATCTTATTGAATCCTAAGCTAAGCTCCTCTACCATTCTCTTCACAATCCAAGGTATGGTTTTCAAAATACAAGATTTTAGAGTGAAATTTGAGATTTCTTGAATTTCAAAATTCTTGCTCAACCTTGGTTCCTAATGGTATTAGAAGCTTATTAGAATGGTTTTGGGTTGAAACCCATATCAGTTTCACTCATGAATTGCTTGAATTGAGGATTTTAGCAATTAGGGTTCTTGAGAAGTGGAGATTTGTAAAATTTTGGGGGAAATTGAAATTGTTAGCTTAAATAGGTGTTATTGAGTGTGAAAATTATATATGAGAGAGTCTTCTCAATTTGGACAAACTTCATttcacaaaattttgaaaattcacTCTAggcaaaatttaaatatttaacatttttgtaTGAGTGTGGTAACTTGTTTTGAGTTGTTTCTTGATAATTATGGGTGATGAATGAGGATTATAATCATGCATTTACTCTCTTTTTAACTTAATCATCACTTTGTATTTGCCTTGAAAATATTCTCACACTCTTTTGAGATTTATATTGTAGGCAATGACAAAAACAACAGGTGCTTTACCAAAGAAGTTTGGTCCACCAAAGAAAGGTTCACTAGATATGGGAGATGCAAGCACTTCGAATAACAACAATGGGCAAGCTCAAGCAAAGAAAAAGGTTGATAAGGGAAAGGATGTGGTTATTGCGGCTGAGGAATCTGATCATAGCTCGAGTGGAAGAGAGGGGCAGGTTCAAgccaagaagaggaagagagtaGCTACGAAGCCAACCGTCAAAGTACCATCCGCCACCGCAATCAACAATAAACTTAGAGCCATGGAGATTCAGCCCTCTATATTTGTTGATGAGGAAATACTTGAGAAGTTGGGGATCCTCTCCGATGTGCAGCTTCTTCTTGGGAACATGGGACTTTGGAAAATGATGTCTACATGCCAAAGAGGATACCCGGTACCAGCCTGTCAATTCCTATCAACCCTTGAAGCCACATTCCACATCTCTCATGATCCTCATGAAACCGAAGGTCATGGCTTCATCACTTTCAAGGTGGATAGAAAGTCTTACAAAATGGGTTTCAAAGAAATTGCAAGCGTAATGGGGCTTCGGGACAGAAAGAGGCATAAGTTCAAGAAGTTTGAGGATGAACTCAATAAGTTTTGGAAGGAGATTGAAGCCGGTGAGTACGACATTAGCGCTATCAAATCCGCTGACATCCTCCACCCGGCTCTTCGCTATGTTCATAAGATCTTGGCAAGCACCCTATATGCAAGAAAAGAAGTGGGGAGGATTGTGCAAGACGAACTACACTTCCTAATATTCGGGACTAGCTCGGTTACCAAAGATTATAGACAAGGGCGCTATGAGCATCAACCGGGGATAGTTGGGATCTTTATCGAACGTCTCATCTATTACAAGAAGTGGGCATGGACGAACCATGACAAGAAACCGAAGTTGTTCATCTTGGGATTCATCACACCCTTGCTTGAAGCGATGAATATTCCACTAGTCGGGGACGAAATTGAATTCACTGGGATGGATGAGGTACATTTAGACCGGACTGGTTTTTTGGATGGGATCCTTGATGGGAAGTACATCTATCGCTACAAAAAAGGGTCGAGGAAAGAATCTTGCAGTGTGCTTCTCCCATGCCTTCCTTCAACCTCATTGCGATACAGGGAAAACCTCACATTCAACCCTCCTTCTTCAGCACTTTTTCATCCAGCCACACAAGAAATACCCTTGAAGATTTCAAGAAAGAAGAGGCAGCCTGATGATGATTCTACTCAGTCCGAAGACGTTGAGCAGCCTCCTTCGAGCACGGTTTATGGGAGCTCTCGTTACTACTTTGAGCCGCTAACAACTGCTCTCCCCGACGGTCCACTTCGAGATGCCCACAACCAGATCCGAGCACTCCAGCGAGGTCAAAAGTATCAAGATAGGACCATCTCAAGGCTAGTAAAATCAGTAAACTACTTAGCGGGAAAGCTGAAGAAGTTGACCATGAGGACAAGGAGATCCCATGCTTCCACAACAGAAGCAAGTGAGGAGGAGATCCGGGATGACGTGCAAACAGAAGCGACTGAGCCGGTACAAGATCACCGACATTCTTATCATGGAGATGCCACTACCACTCAGTCCTACTATGAAGCGCCTCGCTCATCAGTCCGCGAACCACGTGCACGCAGAAACCAACGCCAAAGGCATCCAGTCCCTTCACTACCTTCTCCGGACACTGACAACGAGTCGCCCTTTGTCCCTACCTCGGACACAGATGAGCAGCTCGGCCACACCGAGCCATGAGGTACCACACCTCTTCCCTATCATTGTATATaccaatttttttcatttcatattATCCTTATTTTCGGTATCTTTCTTGATCTTAAttacacagagactgtgtgatttaagtttgggggaggtaccaagtgtctaatgtttgtttggttgagctttgagtcatgcattgttaataaaaaaaaaaaaaaaaaaaaatttgaaaatcacaaaaacaaGCATCATTTGCATTATTAGGATCGAGTCTAGAGCATTTAGGATTGCATCATGCATATGGGATAAGGATTAAACCTACATTGCAAAGAACTCATGTTTAGAACTCAATTTGATATCCTTTGTAATCATGGCAAGTTGCTTGAGCGTCTTTTGAAAAACTTGTAAACTTCGAGCCTTGTAAACTCCTCTTGAAACTCATTGATTGTTGAAACCTACTCATCTTTGAAGCCAACTCCAATCTTAATTGAACTAAATGAACTTAATGCTCCTTGCTTATGGTCTCTTGAGTGCTAAGTCATGGCTTCATACGCACTTGAGTTTGTCTCTCCATTTTTATCAATTCTATTCATCTTTTGACAACTCAAGTGGTAGTACACTCCTTAAACTCTTCCTTCCTTTCAAGCCATCACTAATTGTTGAGTGAGGtctttttggaaagttttacatgtgcataatgttgagagtaatCGGAACGACAATGTTTAGTCTCCATTATTGCTAGCTATAAGACTCACATTGTCTAGCTTCTAGGATGAGATGATTTTGATTTGAGAATTTGATCTTGGGAGTGTGAGCAAAAGTATGAAAAAGAGTGAAAAGAAAGAGTGCTAAAGAGTGTACAAAAAGAGTCTAAAAGAAAATTAGTCACTAGGGACAAGTGAAGagagaataaagaaaaaagtgaaaaatccctagttgacaaagaaaaaaaaaacaaagaagtcAAAGTAGAGAGAGTGTCTTTTAAGTGATCTTAGAGTTTTGGgtgagtgaaaaaaaaaaaaaaaaaaaaaaaaaaaagaaaaaagagttgGTCATTGGGAAATAAGAGTAGAACTTGTATAACATTTGGGAAAAGGATAGAACAATATAGATTGAGAATTGTATGCATAAATTGTTccttttcttagatatattatgcaTAATGTCAAGACTACTAAGTTTTTGAGAGTAAGTcaccttaaaaaaataaatcatttaagCCTCTTGATTCACTATGCATTCTAGCCATTTCATTccaaaccaaatgatttggaccaattgaccatttacAAGAATTCACCTATGATTTTGCtaaatgaatgtgagagttggttgatttgtttgtttgtggatccatgatgatgagtgtagagaTTAAAGGAgttaagataggcctagagaagttaGAGTTGGAAAAAGTCTTTGCTCTTgctatttgatattattacacTAGGATATCAAGTTGATGGTTAAGAAGAGTTCTTTTGGTGATGAGCCCCCGCCTTCaaacttcttctccttctttgcTTTGAAAGTTTACTTGTGGACAAGCAAAAGTctagtttgggggagttgatgtcTTGAGATTTTACATGATTTACTTGCCATTTTCATACTCATTTGAAtcacttaaaatgcatttaGAGTCAAATTTGGTGCATAGCATATGCATGTGTGGTATTGTAGGTTTGGTGAGGCTAAGTTGGAGATATGAAGGTTTGGACAAGAAAAATGGACTTGATGGAATTGAGTAGATGAGATGGAGTGAAGCTGGTGCGGCGCGGGCATGAACTGCGGTCTCAAACCGTCCGTAATATGATCCGAGAGACCCAGCCCGTGGGGACAAACCGCGGCCTAGCTTCGCGGCCTTAAGCTGTCCGCGGTAATGGACGCGCCAAGCGACGCGGACGACGGGCGCGGGTCAAGCCAAGCCGCGGAATTTGACCAGAGGCATCATGTTCTGAAGCGTGTACTGCGGCCGTGTAACGCGGCTGGGAGCCGTCCGCGGTGAAGGACGCGGGCGTGTACCGCGGACTGAGGCCATCCGCGGCCGATGCCGAAACTGACTTGACCACTTGTTTTTCGGGTCAAACCCGGGCTTGTCGGGTTGACCCGGTTCGAGTTTTAAACACTATAAGCACCTTCAAGACCTATTCTGAGGATCTATCTTGTTTTTCCAgaaaaagaacacaaaaactCTACCAAGagaaaagcttgaatctttagtatcttttcttcttattttcttgtatttgtttgattgatcaccaatcatgattaacaccaaatcatctttgattcttgggtttatcatgaagagtagtgagtagttacctttggattcatgggttaaggAAGATTAGGGTGATTAAGTGTAGATCTAGGGTGTTTTGTTGTAGATCCTTCTTATTCTTTGCTAGTAGAGTGATCTAAATGCTattttagagttggcctctctaaagttgagctctagACATTTCATACCTGAAAAGtgttgatgaaatgtctgatccaactctcctaagcttttaacactctttaccaaagagatttgttgttaaaggtgttaaaaTGGCTATTAGACTTGATTTTAATGATTGCTTAGATgatattcaaccaaagagatttgatgcttgagttatcttggTGAATGAACAtccatctagagatagagtttgtttaggagtGTATCTAAGCctaaggttgatagattgattgaaaagtaccacctttagattgaaacttgatcacccaaggtcatTTCCCTTAGCCCATGGGTTCTCCCATctcataaaacaaaagaaagtttgttcttatttgcattttagTAGTATTTTAGTCCAAAAACATCTTATCACttgattgcacttagattaagtatgAACTTGTATTCTCTTTGATTCAAAATGcttagaaatggattgacatcttaAGTACTACTTTGATTTGAAACATTGGACCCGAGAAAAGTCCATTTCAAAAGAGATCATTAGtaatatactccctctgttttttatgTAGGTAGTTTTAGGTGAATGCACGATTATTAagaaagttattaatttttccaaaaatagcatttgatataaaaattagGTGTAGTCTAAACCAAtcataaataagtatatattatttgattggtcacacaatatccaataaaataaaagttacttaaaattatgaaaactacttatattttgaaacaaacaaattttacTTAAACTACTTACAATAAAAAACAGATGAAGTATAAGATAGATGAATCACTCCTCTTattaccaattggttttaggttggaagccgATCTAGcttaatatggtatcagagcccgatcCAAACAATCCAACCCGATCCATTATCGATCCAGCCCAAAGTCGGCCCATCGATCCTTGCccaaacattccgagattgacgctcaaagagccatcatctcgagatGGCGTATTAGGGACATAAGTCCCACATCTGGTATTGAAAGAgatcattaataatatataagatagatgggtCACTCCTCTTattaccaattggttttaggttgaaAGATCATCTAGCTTAATAAACAAAACACGAAAAATTGCATGCGGCTTATACAACTTTGAATACTTATCTAAAAATTAATGAGTTAACTTATTTGTTAGATTGCTTGACATAATATAAGTTCATTTATCTGTTGAGAAAGACGAAACAATCATAAAAAGGTTGCTCACATGTCAGCAACTAAATCAATCACGAACTTGTGTCAGACACATGCATATACACAAATACACTGTAATTACTTTTTGTCAAATACACAAAACTCACAGTACTGTAATTATTATTGCCCGGAGACAAACCATTATTCTACTTGGATTCTCTACGTATTCTGGAGGATCCCAAAGCTGGCTCCCACATACTATTGACCATATACTTTGGGAATTCCTCAACTTCCTCGGCTGTCAACGAAGATGCAGATCATAAGTAGATGAGACCCTAGAGATATGGTGCATTTCTTACGGTAAGAAGTGTCTCTTTGTCTTCATCAGTCTTGTTTTGAATCGGTTGACTCAACAAGTGCTTTAAATTGTAATTCTTTTGTAGGTCAAAGTGGGCGCTTCAgtgattatatatatgtacctCGCTAACACCTTTTTGctttcaaaaggagaaaacatgaaaataacAATGATAACCGGGGAGTAATGTGTACACTCAGCACATGAATCAAAAATGAAACAGTTAAAATCCTCTGAGAATCTCCCCTAGAATTCAAATAATATAATCAGGACAGATGATCACAAATATTCTTCCAGGCCAGGAGTGCATCGCAAACACCATTGTTTCAAAggagaaaacatgaaaataaacagaTAACTCTGGAGTATGTGTACACTCAGCACATATAACAAAAATGAAACAGTTAAACGCCTCTGAGAATCTCACCTAGATCAGGACAGAGACAAATATTCTTCAGGGACATTTGTTTCTCTTGCAGTGCAGTCGCAACTAAGCATTGATGTTAACCTTGAATTCTTCATAATCTCTCTGTGTCCAGGATTAGAAAATGAAGTTATGTATAAAGGAGCTAGGATACAAACCTTCATGGTTCATCGTTCCCCAAACTCAAATGGCTGCAAAAGAAAGTGAAACCACCAAATCAGATTATGtggttttagtttaaaaatataaaaagagaatGAGTCCGTTTAACCACAAATCAAATTCTCACTGTCATTACCTCTATACCGTGAGTAAAGCGTTTAACCTCAATCAGATTCTAGCCGCCGTACGATTAGCTCTACTGTGGCTCGTCTCAAATGTACAAACCCATCGGTGAGAAAAATGACAAGTTTcttgggcttccaacttaaaaccaattggcgaTAAGTGGAGTGGCCCaagtcccttatatattactcaagtcccTTATATTATTTCCAAtgtgggatcttctctccaacacCCTCCCTCGAGATAATGGTGTGTATAACCATTAATCTCGCAGAATCCATCATATACCCCTCCGAGATAATGCTTCTTTTCTAGCTATCTCGAAGAACTGAGCCTTCTATGGGTCATCAGCTAATGGGATGATCAGGCCACTTTCCTGGCCGGATTAATGGGTCAGGGTGTTGggctggctctgataccatgacaaGTTTcttgggcttccaacttaaaaccaattggcgaTAAGTGGAGTGGcccaaatcccttatatattactcaagtcccTTATATTATTTCCAAtgtgggatcttctctccaacaaaaaaagaaaggcaTCGATTTATATATTGAGAAGGGGAGAAGACGAAGAGAGCTTGGAGTCCGGAGATGATGTTGTTACTCAATACTCACTTTTAATTGGGCAGCAATATCTAGCAGTCCAATATCTAGCAAAAAAAAGTGGAATGTGGAAGATAGAAAGTTTTGTAACAGACTGGTTTTGATTTTTGCAAGCGGCAAGAAATATAGCGGAAGAGTGTAAATAATTGATAACATGGCTCTCTGTGAGTGTTAAACCAGAAGAGTGGGATAGACAAACAGATTTGGCATCCCTGTAGATATTAGGGCTATGGAAGTATTACGATTGGGCCGAATATCTGGAAGCGCTGAGATGCTTTCGTGGCCTAATAGCTTGATTATTAAGAAATGACCGTGATAACGTGGTGGTTTAATTGGTTGAGAATACTTTGTCCTATGTGGACAGGTTTAGGAACCTCTAAATTAGTTCTTTTTATATAGTAGTGATTTGCAACATTAATATTCAAATATCGTTTCCTTAAACTGATCAACtaaatttatgattaaaaaagttttaaaaaaaaacataaactatttaacttttttttttgatgacccTGGTTATCCGTAGCCTCGAGAGGATCCGACTATCGCCAATGACCGTCCACCGGAGCTTAGCTGGAGAGCTTGAAactatttaactttttttttgatgacCCTGGTTATCCGTAGCCTTGAGAGGATCCGACTATCGCCAATGACCGTCCACCGGAGCTTAGCCGGAGAGCTTACCGGAactatttaactttttaacatATGTATTCAAAGTAAATGcataaaaagaaaatgttaaagaAGAGTTGAGCTAAAAAGTCGGTTGAAACTTGAAACTGAGCAAATAATAGTGAGACAAGACAAGTCCTAGTAAATGCCCAAGACATTGCAGCTCTGCAATACTTCATATATTGATGAACGTTTGAAACATGTGGTCATGTTGTAACTACCTTAATTTGTAACccatgaaaaaaatattcatctacTTTGAAATCATCAAGAAAAGAAATCTAGACAACCTTAATTTGTAAAGTTTTCGAAACCTGAAAAGCCCCAAAGAAAATGAAGAGCAGAGAAACATAAAGTGTGGTCGAAATCATATTGTAATACTCAAGCTGTCTCTTCTCAGAAAGATGCGTGGCTAAATATCATCATCTCACCATGCATTAATTTGCTTATACGGTTTGTTTTAAAGTATTTCTGTCACACTGTTAAATAGCATCTGCTCGTTTACCAATGCAATGCAGTAATAAAGTTACATAGCTTTCTTTTGATAGCTCCCTCAGGTTAAAAAAAAGCTCAAGAACCAAAATAACATAAGATATATACATATTGGATTTTTTTGCCCGTGCAAAGaatcttgttcttcttctttcttcttttgtcagTCCATTTTCACATGCCACTTGTCTTTATACGTTAGAGGTAATAACAAAACAAGAAGACAGGCTTTGTCTTAATGGAAATGGGTAGAAAATGGTCCAGTGGAGGCAGATCCAGGAACAAATCCAGTGAAGCTAATGGCTGCATCCCTGCTCTTTACCACTTTTTTCATTCTCGCCATTTTTACTTTCCTTcacgtcatcatcatcaccaccaacCAAGTTTTGATTCTCCCTCAAGATATCCAAAAGGTACTAGCCTTCTCTTTATAGACGTTTCTGCTGTTTGGTAATCATTTTGTAAGTTCAAAAACATGTTCATTGTGGTCTGTGGACCAAGCACTTAGTTTCATAGAGGATTTAGGTTCGTTGTATAAAGCACTTGggagtgttgttgttgttattgaaACTTGCAGGCTTGGTTGCGCCACGAAACAGCTTGGAGTTAACAGAGGAGTCTTCACTATCAACAAATTACAAGGAAAAAGATAGCTTAAACATCTCTGTAAGTCAgcattaattattattacatttCAAGAGTAGCTAAAATAGTAACCAAGTGACAAATTCAAATTCAGGTTGGCGGGAAAAGGTCAAACCTTAGAGCTCTTATTTTTGATAGATCCTCTGATAACTACAACTCACCTAGCGCCAAGTCACCAAACCTGGTGGCTAGACTCATGGGTCTTGATCTTCTTCCTGATAACTTAGACATTAATAGATCATCAAGAAAAAGTTTAAGAGGACATAGACTCACTGAGAACTGCTCAGGGATAAGATCTTTGCCTGAGAGCCCCAGGGTCTCTTCTGCTCGTAAATCTGATTCCGACGTTCGTCGCCTCTCTCTTCAGCTAAACAGAGAGAATAAGCATGAAGACTCTGTGTGTCAGAGGCTGAAAGAGGAGGAAAATCAAAGCCCGGAAAATAATGAGAGGGTCATCACTAGAAGACTTGGCATGGATATAACAAACTTGCTTGAGAACAGAAGGGCGAGACAAGGACAAGACCAGATTAAGCATAGGAAAGTGAGAAGCATGTCTTCACAGAAAGAGAACACACTAAGCTCCAGCCCCACATTTGTGTTCAAACATGATAAGATCTCTCAAGAACCAACAAGAAAGCTGACCCTTTCAAAACATTCCAAGAAGAACCTCAAAAACGTGGATGAACAGCCGCTAAGACCTACCAACGTATGCAAGAAAGTGTGTAGTAAATCAAAGTTCTCTCCTCATTCAACACCCAATAACCAACAGAAGCAGAGACAAGCTTTCATCTCTACATCAAGATGTGATCGTTTACACAAGAAAGAATGCAAGCAAATCCCAAACTCATCAGCTGTCGCTGCCTCAGAACGTCCCCGGAAACAGGTACACATGTCTATGTTTTCTTAC
The window above is part of the Brassica napus cultivar Da-Ae chromosome C8, Da-Ae, whole genome shotgun sequence genome. Proteins encoded here:
- the LOC106426430 gene encoding uncharacterized protein LOC106426430, whose amino-acid sequence is MEMGRKWSSGGRSRNKSSEANGCIPALYHFFHSRHFYFPSRHHHHHQPSFDSPSRYPKGLVAPRNSLELTEESSLSTNYKEKDSLNISVGGKRSNLRALIFDRSSDNYNSPSAKSPNLVARLMGLDLLPDNLDINRSSRKSLRGHRLTENCSGIRSLPESPRVSSARKSDSDVRRLSLQLNRENKHEDSVCQRLKEEENQSPENNERVITRRLGMDITNLLENRRARQGQDQIKHRKVRSMSSQKENTLSSSPTFVFKHDKISQEPTRKLTLSKHSKKNLKNVDEQPLRPTNVCKKVCSKSKFSPHSTPNNQQKQRQAFISTSRCDRLHKKECKQIPNSSAVAASERPRKQMERAEGPEQKEDGTICPGQMYNYEEKLPQELLSSSSSRSTTVSATFSNVGRTKIYFEYLPGMKKLEKEEERVVAVIERHIVDALVLETVKLACV